Proteins from a genomic interval of Zonotrichia leucophrys gambelii isolate GWCS_2022_RI chromosome 5, RI_Zleu_2.0, whole genome shotgun sequence:
- the ZNF770 gene encoding zinc finger protein 770 — translation MLKTQHCVAAVKIPKKKPYICDMCYKQFETPSKLARHYLIHTGQKPFECHVCNKTFRQLVHLERHQLTHNLPFKCIVCYRNFKNVITFLKHQQLHNENYENDTKQTENCVSSEQDRVPCGIFHCSVCWKPFATEERWMLHQCLKSDQLHGARRRKKKTHTCESCNKTFPSRSKLERHFLIHTGQKPFKCSSCGKSFRQSTHLKIHQLTHTEERPFQCCFCQKGFKIQSKLMKHKQLHARNKTFPNTVCKAKTLKYPRPHNVLEGKRDSFENADTHKSQDDDPHDVHSIYIVPFQCPACDQCFETEHFLKLHKCCYPKDSRSSNNGTTARRHAVNRKNKSLMKLKHTGGKATDFSLTDRKKIKWGHVGSPALVTAREQRCDQHVSTKPPRERRGRRDVHKSVCSRVKRTFAVPLPWQEYPQPPDVGSNLKDMLPGESMLNVGDSLDNKDDALYGSSNDSFFDNPEVLHSAFSSSAKNTHNRHKVCKCDRCEKIFPSSSKLQRHYLIHTGQKPFGCNVCGKAFRQSAHLKRHQLTHTEKRACKSPVCQVEFVNLNKLFNHQGDHTGFMSSQPVGYSGYSQAPSQPSGFQEFEVIQSNQAAEIKVEIESGDFVLDTSSRNPQPYLCSKLLEAEQSCYSYWHDFSESTEKSEAVNKLYQCSICFKTFKSPSKLERHHLMHAGQKPFECLVCGKKFRQAPHLKRHHLIHFKESLKLSSTEEQAENVLVLSKQDNVL, via the coding sequence atgttaaaaactcAGCATTGTGTAGCAGCTGTCAAGATACCCAAGAAAAAGCCATATATTTGTGACATGTGCTATAAACAGTTTGAAACCCCATCAAAATTAGCTAGGCATTACCTCATACATACTGGTCAAAAGCCATTTGAATGTCATGTGTGCAATAAAACGTTCAGGCAGTTAGTCCACCTGGAGAGGCATCAGTTAACCCATAATCTGCCTTTTAAGTGTATTGTTTGCTATAGAAACTTCAAAAATGTAATCACTTTCTTAAAGCATCAGCAGCTTCATAATGAAAACTATGAGAATGatacaaagcaaacagaaaactgtGTGAGTTCTGAGCAGGACAGGGTCCCTTGTGGCATATTTCATTGTTCTGTGTGCTGGAAACCCTTTGCAACTGAAGAGAGGTGGATGCTGCATCAGTGTCTCAAGTCAGATCAGCTCCATggtgccagaaggagaaagaagaaaactcaCACTTGTGAATCGTGTAACAAGACATTTCCATCCAGATCCAAGCTAGAAAGGCACTTCCTTATTCACACTGGCCAGAAACCTTTTAAGTGTTCTTCATGTGGCAAATCTTTCAGACAGTCAACACACTTGAAAATTCAtcagctcacacacacagaagaaaggccttttcagtgctgcttttgtCAGAAGGGATTTAAAATACAGAGCAAACTCATGAAGCATAAACAGCTCCATGCCAGAAATAAGACTTTCCCCAATACTGTATGCAAAGCAAAGACTCTTAAATATCCCAGACCACACAACGTGTTGGAAGGAAAACGGGACAGTTTTGAGAATGCTGATACACACAAGTCACAGGACGATGACCCACATGATGTGCACTCAATTTATATTGTACCCTTTCAGTGCCCAGCATGTGACCAGTGTTTTGAAACAGAGCATTTTCTAAAGTTACACAAATGTTGTTATCCAAAAGACAGCAGAAGTTCAAATAATGGTACAACAGCACGCAGACACGCAGTcaacaggaaaaataagagCCTGATGAAACTGAAGCATACTGGAGGAAAGGCGACAGATTTTTCTCtgactgacagaaaaaaaattaaatggggTCACGTTGGAAGTCCTGCCCTGGTCACAGCTAGGGAGCAGCGTTGTGATCAGCACGTGTCCACTAAACCTCCCAGGGAGCGCCGGGGCCGGCGTGACGTGCACAAGTCAGTTTGCAGTCGGGTGAAAAGAACGTTTGCTGTGCCATTGCCTTGGCAAGAGTACCCACAGCCTCCTGACGTGGGCAGTAatttaaaagatatgcttccTGGTGAAAGCATGTTAAATGTTGGTGATTCACTGGATAATAAAGATGATGCTTTATATGGTTCGTCAAATGATAGTTTTTTTGATAATCCAGAAGTACTTCACTCTGCTTTTTCATCTTCTGCAAAAAATACACATAACAGACACAAAGTGTGTAAATGTGACAGATGTGAAAAAATTTTTCCATCTTCATCCAAACTTCAAAGACATTATCTTATACACACGGGACAAAAGCCCTTTGGCTGTAATGTTTGTGGGAAGGCATTTAGACAGTCAGCTCACTTGAAAAGACATCAGCTCACCCATACTGAAAAGAGAGCCTGTAAAAGCCCTGTTTGCCAGGTAGAATTTGTAAACCTGAACAAACTTTTCAACCACCAGGGAGATCACACTGGATTTATGTCTTCTCAGCCTGTGGGTTATTCAGGTTACTCTCAAGCACCTTCACAGCCATCTGGCTTTCAAGAATTTGAGGTGATTCAGTCAAACCAAGCAGCTGAAATCAAAGTTGAAATTGAGTCGGGGGATTTTGTTCTTGACACCAGCAGTAGAAACCCACAGCCGTATTTGTGCAGTAAATTGCTGGAAGCAGAGCAAAGCTGTTACAGCTATTGGCATGACTTTTctgaaagtactgaaaaaaGTGAAGCTGTTAACAAATTATATCAATGCAGTATCtgctttaaaacttttaaatctCCTTCTAAGCTTGAAAGACATCACCTAATGCATGCTGGACAGAAGCCATTTGAATGTTTagtttgtggaaaaaaattcagacagGCCCCACATTTGAAAAGACACCACCTTATTCACTTTAAAGAGAGCTTAAAGCTTAGTTCCACTGAGGAACAAGCAGAGAATGTATTAGTTTTATCAAAACAGGATAATGTcctatga